The sequence below is a genomic window from Lolium perenne isolate Kyuss_39 chromosome 4, Kyuss_2.0, whole genome shotgun sequence.
CCTAGCTGCACCGACCAATGACCAGACGCACAGATGCTTCTTCTGCCCACCTCCAGCCACCGAAGGTAAATTCTCCACTGTAAATTTAGATGATAATCTGTGATATTAAATGTGGCCTTTCAACACCTTTTTCTGGGAGAAAATTTGGTCCATGACTCGTGGATGTTAATGTCAGGTATGGATGAGTTGTTACTCTACATACATCCATCCATCTCAGATTAAAGCAAAGATGCTTTGAGGTCTGTGCTAGAGGTTAAATTAAGAGGCCATGGTACTACTACAACTTATGTTGTGCTAGCCAATGCTACATGAAGCAAGTGTGGATGTAGGTAATAATCATTTTTGCACAAGGATTAGTCAATATTTGCACTGTCATGTTTTCCTTTTTTTCTATTTCCTGAAATTCTAGGTTGCTCACTCTCCAAATTGAACTATCTGGATATATAAAGTGTAAACGAATGTGATGTCATGatcttctttctagcaagaatttGAACTTAGCGTATCGTTTCTGGATTTGAAGGTTATTTATGTCATCCAATAAACCCACGATCCCATTGCATGATTTTCATCGCAAAAGAGGGGGCCTATCATATACTGACAAAATAAGTACGGACGTTATGCAAGTGCCATGGAATGGGTTGGAAATTTGAGTTATGATGCACTGATAAATATAAAACAGATCTCCTTGACTTTATCACCTGTTGAATTCCACATATTGTTTATGATTAGTAGTATTGCGCTACTATAAGCTATGAAGCACCATATGGTAGTTGAAAGCCCGTCACTTAATTATTTTATGTTATTCTGGTCTGCATTACTTTCAAATATTCTCCAAGTGTATGATAATCAGAACTACATATAGGTTATAAACACACTAGGGCTGTCATGTGGGGCCAAGCCTACAGCCGTCGCAAGGGCAAGGGCCCTGCAGCCTCTTAGAGTTCTCCTAGTTTAAGTTAGTAGAGTTTAGGTATAATTGGAAAGGTTTAGTCCCGAAGAAGGTTACCCTGCCAATTACCTAAACTAGAGTTAGAGTTAGATGCAAATTCTGTAATTGGCTAATATATAAAGCCATCCCTATGCGTTTCAAGGAACAAGCATAATTAATCCAATCTCTCACCTCTTGCTCCCTGCGCCTAGGCGCCTATCCTCACCTCCTTCTCCAACCATAGGCCGACGGGATTATCGCCCTAAGCCTCCCACCAATCACAACTACAACCTACGATCCAATCCTCCCCCAACCCGTGACAACTTGGTATCAGATTCATCTTCGATCATGGCGGCTGCCATGGAGCCTCCGCCGCCACCTCCGCAAACCCTAGCCGAGATCATCGCCAAACAGCAGGAGGATCACCAATCTGTGCTCGCCACCCTCACCAGCCTCGCCGATGAAAATCACCAAGCAAGGGTTGAACGTGCGGAGGACCGCGCCACCCTCAAGTCCATCGCCGAGACGCTCCAAAAGTTCCAGGGCGATATCGCGGATACAGTTCAGCAGCAACGTGCCCACAATCTCGCTCTCCTTCGCCTTGAAGGGAAGTGCGCGCCCCAACTTGGCGGCCTAGGGCTCATGCAGGCGCCAACGTCTACGGCCAGGGTTGGTGTACCGCCGGCCATGGCGGACGCATCTGATCGCGCCCCCCGCCTCTACAAAATCGACTTTCCCCTCTTTGATGGGGCAAGTGACCCACGACCATGGTTGACGCGCTGCAACCTCTTCTTCCTCGGTCAGCGAACGCAGGAATCCGATAAGACCTGGTTGGCTTCGTACCACCTCACCGACGTCGCCGCCTTATGGTACGGCCACCTCGAGGCAAAACTGGGTCAGCGACCGTCTTGGGGCGAGTTTCAGACCCTAATCTCCAACCACTTCGGACAACCGACCCGCGCCAACCCCTTCGGGGAGCTGATCTCGACACGCCGTACTAGCACTGTCGCGGATTACTCCAAGCGCTTCCTCGAAAATCTCTCACGGATCCAGCCAATCGCCGACGCCGAGGAGCGGGATATATTCACCAATAATTTGGGGGAGCCCATGAAGACGCAGGTGGAGATGCTGAAACCTGCTACGCTCGACGCCGCGATGGACTTGGCCATATCCTTCGAGCACCTGAACATTGTTACTGGAGCCGCCACAACTGCGACTCGGCCAATCCGCCCGTCCAGGACCGCAGCCAGCCCCACTCCAGCAGCCCAAGAATCAGCCGGGTCAGCACCAGCACTCGTTTTCAAAAAGCTCACCCCTGCTGAGATGGATGACCGCCGTGCCAAGAACCTGTGTTTCAATTGTGATGAGAAGTTTGTGCGGGGACATCGCTGCAAACGGCTGTTCTACATACAGTCcgctgatgacgaggaggagcccTTAGCAGATGCACATGAGGAGGCCAAAATTTCACTTCTCGCTGTCACTGGAATTCCCACCAGTGATACCATGCAGGTTGCTATACGTATCGGGGATCGTGACCTGGTTGCCCTGCTGGATTCTGGTAGTACGCATAACTTCATTCACGAGGAGTTGGCCACTGTTGTGGGGTTGCCCTTCTCCTCTGATCGCCGCCTTGGAGTCACAGTTGCTAATGGGGACCGGGTTACTTGCCGTGGACTACTCAAGCAGGCAGCGATCACGATTGACACGGAGAATTTTTTGGTCGACTTGCACGCCATTCCATTGGGCGGGTTTGACGTTGTGCTTGGTACATGTTTTCTCAAGACGCTCGGACCCATTGTGTGGGATTTCACCACTCAGTGGATGTCGTTTTGGCACACGGACCATCGGGTGGAGTGGATAGGTCTGGGTTCTTCAGGTCGGCCTGCACACCTACATGTCTGCGAGGGCAGAGCTCTTCTCGACAGCCTCCTGGCCGCGTTCTCGGACGTCTTCGCCGAGCCCCAGGGTCTACCGCCGCCACGCGCTCATGACCATCATATTCACCTTATTCCTGGGAGGCAGCCCGTCGCCATCCGGCCCTACCGCTACCCGGCTATTCAGAAGGATGAACTGGAACGTCAATGTGCAGAGATGCTCGCTCGGGGCCTTATCCGCCAAAGCTCATCGGCGTTCTCGTCACCTGTGCTCCTGGTACGCAAGCATGATGGTACATGGCGTTTTTGTATCGATTTTCGTGGTCTCAACATGGTCACCATCAAGGACAAGTTCCCTATTCCAGTTGTGGATGAGCTGCTAGACGAGCTGAAAGGCGCCCGATTTTTCACGAAGCTGGACCTACGATCAGGCTACCATCAAGTTCGAATGGCCCCGGAAGACATCCACAAAACGGCATTCCGCACTCATGAGGGCCTTTTTGAGTTTGTGGTGATGGCATTTGGGTTAACCAATGCGCCGGCGACCTTCCAAGCACTGATGAACGATGTACTTGGACCTTTCCTTCGTCGATTTGTTCTGGTTTTCTTTGACGATATTTTGATATACAGTTCCTCGTGGTCGGACCACCTTCGCCATGTCAAGCTCGTCTTGGAGGCTATGCGCACACATCAGTTGTATCTCAAGCGCTCCAAGTGCTCTTTTGGGGAGCAATCTATGGCCTATCTGGGACACGTCATCTCTGCGGAAGGAGTGGCCATGGACAGCGATAAGGTCCTCGCCGTGGTCGACTGGCCGGCACCCCGTACAGTTCGAGCTGTGAGGGGATTCTTGGGtttggcgggatactaccgcaaGTTCATTAAGGGGTTCGGCACCATTGCGGCGCCCCTCACCGCACTACTGAAGAAGGATGGATTTCTCTGGACTGACCAGGCGGCGACCGCATTTGAGGCCCTTAAGGTTGCACTCACTACTGCACCGGTTCTTCGGTTGCCTGATTTTACAGGTCCGTTCATTGTGGAATGTGATGCCTCTGGA
It includes:
- the LOC139839073 gene encoding uncharacterized protein, which codes for MAAAMEPPPPPPQTLAEIIAKQQEDHQSVLATLTSLADENHQARVERAEDRATLKSIAETLQKFQGDIADTVQQQRAHNLALLRLEGKCAPQLGGLGLMQAPTSTARVGVPPAMADASDRAPRLYKIDFPLFDGASDPRPWLTRCNLFFLGQRTQESDKTWLASYHLTDVAALWYGHLEAKLGQRPSWGEFQTLISNHFGQPTRANPFGELISTRRTSTVADYSKRFLENLSRIQPIADAEERDIFTNNLGEPMKTQVEMLKPATLDAAMDLAISFEHLNIVTGAATTATRPIRPSRTAASPTPAAQESAGSAPALVFKKLTPAEMDDRRAKNLCFNCDEKFVRGHRCKRLFYIQSADDEEEPLADAHEEAKISLLAVTGIPTSDTMQVAIRIGDRDLVALLDSGSTHNFIHEELATVVGLPFSSDRRLGVTVANGDRVTCRGLLKQAAITIDTENFLVDLHAIPLGGFDVVLGTCFLKTLGPIVWDFTTQWMSFWHTDHRVEWIGLGSSGRPAHLHVCEGRALLDSLLAAFSDVFAEPQGLPPPRAHDHHIHLIPGRQPVAIRPYRYPAIQKDELERQCAEMLARGLIRQSSSAFSSPVLLVRKHDGTWRFCIDFRGLNMVTIKDKFPIPVVDELLDELKGARFFTKLDLRSGYHQVRMAPEDIHKTAFRTHEGLFEFVVMAFGLTNAPATFQALMNDVLGPFLRRFVLVFFDDILIYSSSWSDHLRHVKLVLEAMRTHQLYLKRSKCSFGEQSMAYLGHVISAEGVAMDSDKVLAVVDWPAPRTVRAVRGFLGLAGYYRKFIKGFGTIAAPLTALLKKDGFLWTDQAATAFEALKVALTTAPVLRLPDFTGPFIVECDASGSGFGAVMHQGEGPIAYFSKPIAPRHVSLAAYERELIGLVQAMRHWRPYLWGRAFIVKTDHYSLEFLLDQRLATIPQHHWVGKLLGFDFTVEYKPGRQNIVADALSRCEVATSHTCAITGTSFDLFEALRQATHTDPTLVAFREQLESGELGQPWALVDGIVTFQQRAYVPPSSPLAGEVLAAAHDDGHEGIQKSLHRLRRDFHLPQARSALQQYIRACTVCQRNKTEQLHPAGLLQPLTVPSRVWEDISMDFIEALPKVGGKSVILTVVDRFSKYAHFIPLAHPYTAETVAKEFFSHIVRLHGEIRNQAVERQILDRDQFLLDVRDRLLQAAQQYKHFYDVKHRAITFDVGEWVWLRLQHRPAAFLGAGAKGKLAPKYFGPFKILAQIDSVAYRLELPPRARIHNVFHVGVLKKYHVQALRARIARGVQQVLIQWEGQPASPASWEDVTTFRERYSDFQLEDKLFQNGGGDVMWGQAYSRRKGKGPAAS